A genomic region of Trifolium pratense cultivar HEN17-A07 linkage group LG3, ARS_RC_1.1, whole genome shotgun sequence contains the following coding sequences:
- the LOC123917196 gene encoding receptor-like protein EIX2 isoform X1, translated as MTTILTTQMPLLLLLLLALTTFHMTMSTNDHRLVRFNEKDEETLLIFKKGINDSYGKISTWSTEIDCCAWEGVHCDNITGRVTELDLGNHGLTGEINLSILQLEFLSYLDLSHNWFDVINIPATQHNITHASKSNLFYLDLSTYYYSTLQMDNLDWLSPLSSLKYLNLSFIDLHKVTNWLQAVNTLPSLLELQLSYCKLNNFIINPSIQYLNLSSLLTLDLSYNNFTSQLPNWFFNHTKDLTYLDLQWTNIHGEIPSSLLNLQNLRYLDLSSNQLQGSLPDGISQLPNIQHLCLYSNMLSGSNIPSTLGNLSYLNYLSIGHNNFSGEISENTFSKLSNLDFLELSSSNFVFQFNLDWVPPFQLSYLLLSNTNQGPNFPSWIYTQKSLQSLDLSSSGISLVYRNNFSSLIERISYYLDLSNNFLTGDISNLTLKGDQLYLSNNSFTGGLPNISPNAFGVDFSYNSFLSGSIPHSWKNSKDLISINLWNNKLSGKVLEHVSDWTQLWFLNLGENEFSGTIPIKMSQNLHVLILRANQFEGTIPTQLFNQPSLFYLDLAHNKLSGSMPECIYNFQDLSDSIVGSIELFTKGQEYHMEYADSIRKTIDLSANNLSGEVPLELFQLVQLQTLNLSHNNFIGTIPKTIGGMKNIESLDLSNNKLSGEIPQSMALLTFLEVLNLSCNNFHGKIPIGTQLQSFNASSYIGNPKLCGAPLNNCTTKEENHKSRGHEDGDSIRESLYLGMGVGFAAGFWGICGSLFLIRKWRHAYFRFVDGVGDKLYVTLMVKLNSFRRN; from the coding sequence ATGACGACCATTCTCACTACTCAAATGCCACTTCTTTTGCTTCTACTTTTAGCTTTAACCACATTTCACATGACCATGTCAACCAATGATCACAGATTGGTTCGATTCAATGAGAAAGATGAAGAGACATTGTTAATCTTCAAAAAGGGAATCAATGATAGTTATGGTAAGATATCAACATGGTCAACCGAAATAGATTGCTGTGCATGGGAAGGAGTCCATTGCGACAACATTACTGGCAGAGTTACTGAACTTGATCTCGGCAATCATGGTTTGACTGGTGAGATCAACTTGTCTATCCTACAACTTGAGTTTCTGAGTTACTTGGATTTGAGCCACAATTGGTTTGATGTGATAAATATTCCAGCCACTCAACACAACATCACACATGCATCTAAGTCTAACCTTTTCTACCTTGACTTATCCACTTACTACTATAGTACTCTTCAGATGGATAATCTTGATTGGCTTTCTCCACTTTCTTCTTTGAAATATCTCAACCTTAGTTTTATTGATCTTCATAAGGTAACCAATTGGCTTCAAGCTGTTAATACACTTCCTTCACTATTAGAGTTACAGTTGAGTTATTGTAAACTGAACAACTTCATCATCAACCCATCTATTCAATATTTGAATTTGTCTTCACTTTTAACCCTTGATCTTTCTTACAACAACTTTACCTCTCAGTTACCAAATTGGTTTTTTAATCACACCAAAGATCTCACCTATCTTGACCTTCAGTGGACCAATATACATGGTGAGATACCTTCAAGCTTGCTAAACCTTCAAAATCTGAGATACCTTGATCTCTCTTCTAACCAACTACAAGGATCACTTCCAGATGGAATAAGCCAACTACCAAATATTCAACACCTTTGTCTTTACAGTAACATGTTAAGTGGTTCCAATATTCCTTCTACTTTAGGAAACCTCTCATATTTAAATTACTTGTCTATTGGTCATAATAATTTCTCAGGTGAAATTTCAGAAAATACTTTTTCCAAACTCTCTAATTTAGATTTCCTAGAGTTGTCAAGTTCTAATTTTGTATTCCAATTTAATTTGGATTGGGTTCCTCCTTTTCAACTCAGTTATCTTTTATTGAGTAATACAAATCAAGGTCCAAACTTTCCTTCGTGGATATATACACAGAAGTCACTGCAATCTCTCGACTTATCGAGTTCGGGAATTTCATTGGTATATAGAAACAATTTTTCGAGCCTTATAGAAAGAATATCTTATTATCTTGATTTGTCAAACAATTTCTTGACTGGGGACATATCAAACCTAACACTAAAGGGAGATCAATTATATTTGTCAAACAATAGTTTCACAGGAGGACTCCCAAACATATCACCGAATGCCTTTGGAGTTGATTTTTCTTACAACTCTTTTCTCTCAGGATCAATTCCACATAGTTGGAAGAACTCGAAAGATTTAATATCCATTAACTTGTGGAACAATAAGCTATCTGGTAAAGTTCTGGAGCACGTCTCTGATTGGACACAATTGTGGTTCTTGAACTTGggagaaaatgaattttcagGAACCATACCAATCAAGATGTCACAAAACTTACATGTATTAATATTGAGAGCTAACCAATTTGAAGGGACTATTCCAACACAGTTATTCAATCAACCTTCTTTGTTTTATTTAGACCTTGCACATAACAAACTTTCAGGATCTATGCCAGAGTGCATCTACAACTTTCAGGATCTATCAGACTCAATTGTTGGTTCAATTGAGTTGTTTACAAAAGGTCAAGAATATCATATGGAATATGCTGACAGTATTAGGAAAACTATTGACCTATCGGCAAATAACTTGTCTGGAGAAGTGCCATTGGAATTATTTCAGCTTGTTCAACTTCAAACGTTAAACTTATCTCACAACAATTTCATTGGAACAATACCAAAGACAATTGGAGGCATGAAAAATATAGAATCTCTCGATCTTTCCAATAATAAGCTTTCTGGTGAAATTCCTCAGAGCATGGCTCTCTTAACCTTTTTAGAGGTTTTGAATTTATCTTGCAACAATTTTCATGGAAAAATCCCAATAGGAACTCAACTTCAAAGTTTTAATGCATCAAGCTACATTGGCAATCCTAAACTATGCGGAGCTCCTCTTAATAATTGTAccacaaaagaagaaaatcacAAGTCTAGAGGGCATGAAGATGGTGACTCTATAAGAGAATCATTGTATCTAGGCATGGGAGTTGGATTTGCAGCAGGTTTCTGGGGAATTTGTGGTTCTTTGTTTCTTATTAGGAAATGGAGGCATGCATACTTTAGGTTTGTTGATGGAGTGGGTGACAAGCTCTATGTAACTTTGATGGTAAAGTTAAATAGCTTTCGCAGAAATTGA
- the LOC123917196 gene encoding receptor-like protein EIX2 isoform X2, whose product MTTILTTQMPLLLLLLLALTTFHMTMSTNDHRLVRFNEKDEETLLIFKKGINDSYGKISTWSTEIDCCAWEGVHCDNITGRVTELDLGNHGLTGEINLSILQLEFLSYLDLSHNWFDVINIPATQHNITHASKSNLFYLDLSTYYYSTLQMDNLDWLSPLSSLKYLNLSFIDLHKVTNWLQAVNTLPSLLELQLSYCKLNNFIINPSIQYLNLSSLLTLDLSYNNFTSQLPNWFFNHTKDLTYLDLQWTNIHGEIPSSLLNLQNLRYLDLSSNQLQGSLPDGISQLPNIQHLCLYSNMLSGSNIPSTLGNLSYLNYLSIGHNNFSGEISENTFSKLSNLDFLELSSSNFVFQFNLDWVPPFQLSYLLLSNTNQGPNFPSWIYTQKSLQSLDLSSSGISLVYRNNFSSLIERISYYLDLSNNSFTGGLPNISPNAFGVDFSYNSFLSGSIPHSWKNSKDLISINLWNNKLSGKVLEHVSDWTQLWFLNLGENEFSGTIPIKMSQNLHVLILRANQFEGTIPTQLFNQPSLFYLDLAHNKLSGSMPECIYNFQDLSDSIVGSIELFTKGQEYHMEYADSIRKTIDLSANNLSGEVPLELFQLVQLQTLNLSHNNFIGTIPKTIGGMKNIESLDLSNNKLSGEIPQSMALLTFLEVLNLSCNNFHGKIPIGTQLQSFNASSYIGNPKLCGAPLNNCTTKEENHKSRGHEDGDSIRESLYLGMGVGFAAGFWGICGSLFLIRKWRHAYFRFVDGVGDKLYVTLMVKLNSFRRN is encoded by the exons ATGACGACCATTCTCACTACTCAAATGCCACTTCTTTTGCTTCTACTTTTAGCTTTAACCACATTTCACATGACCATGTCAACCAATGATCACAGATTGGTTCGATTCAATGAGAAAGATGAAGAGACATTGTTAATCTTCAAAAAGGGAATCAATGATAGTTATGGTAAGATATCAACATGGTCAACCGAAATAGATTGCTGTGCATGGGAAGGAGTCCATTGCGACAACATTACTGGCAGAGTTACTGAACTTGATCTCGGCAATCATGGTTTGACTGGTGAGATCAACTTGTCTATCCTACAACTTGAGTTTCTGAGTTACTTGGATTTGAGCCACAATTGGTTTGATGTGATAAATATTCCAGCCACTCAACACAACATCACACATGCATCTAAGTCTAACCTTTTCTACCTTGACTTATCCACTTACTACTATAGTACTCTTCAGATGGATAATCTTGATTGGCTTTCTCCACTTTCTTCTTTGAAATATCTCAACCTTAGTTTTATTGATCTTCATAAGGTAACCAATTGGCTTCAAGCTGTTAATACACTTCCTTCACTATTAGAGTTACAGTTGAGTTATTGTAAACTGAACAACTTCATCATCAACCCATCTATTCAATATTTGAATTTGTCTTCACTTTTAACCCTTGATCTTTCTTACAACAACTTTACCTCTCAGTTACCAAATTGGTTTTTTAATCACACCAAAGATCTCACCTATCTTGACCTTCAGTGGACCAATATACATGGTGAGATACCTTCAAGCTTGCTAAACCTTCAAAATCTGAGATACCTTGATCTCTCTTCTAACCAACTACAAGGATCACTTCCAGATGGAATAAGCCAACTACCAAATATTCAACACCTTTGTCTTTACAGTAACATGTTAAGTGGTTCCAATATTCCTTCTACTTTAGGAAACCTCTCATATTTAAATTACTTGTCTATTGGTCATAATAATTTCTCAGGTGAAATTTCAGAAAATACTTTTTCCAAACTCTCTAATTTAGATTTCCTAGAGTTGTCAAGTTCTAATTTTGTATTCCAATTTAATTTGGATTGGGTTCCTCCTTTTCAACTCAGTTATCTTTTATTGAGTAATACAAATCAAGGTCCAAACTTTCCTTCGTGGATATATACACAGAAGTCACTGCAATCTCTCGACTTATCGAGTTCGGGAATTTCATTGGTATATAGAAACAATTTTTCGAGCCTTATAGAAAGAATATCTTATTATCTTG ATTTGTCAAACAATAGTTTCACAGGAGGACTCCCAAACATATCACCGAATGCCTTTGGAGTTGATTTTTCTTACAACTCTTTTCTCTCAGGATCAATTCCACATAGTTGGAAGAACTCGAAAGATTTAATATCCATTAACTTGTGGAACAATAAGCTATCTGGTAAAGTTCTGGAGCACGTCTCTGATTGGACACAATTGTGGTTCTTGAACTTGggagaaaatgaattttcagGAACCATACCAATCAAGATGTCACAAAACTTACATGTATTAATATTGAGAGCTAACCAATTTGAAGGGACTATTCCAACACAGTTATTCAATCAACCTTCTTTGTTTTATTTAGACCTTGCACATAACAAACTTTCAGGATCTATGCCAGAGTGCATCTACAACTTTCAGGATCTATCAGACTCAATTGTTGGTTCAATTGAGTTGTTTACAAAAGGTCAAGAATATCATATGGAATATGCTGACAGTATTAGGAAAACTATTGACCTATCGGCAAATAACTTGTCTGGAGAAGTGCCATTGGAATTATTTCAGCTTGTTCAACTTCAAACGTTAAACTTATCTCACAACAATTTCATTGGAACAATACCAAAGACAATTGGAGGCATGAAAAATATAGAATCTCTCGATCTTTCCAATAATAAGCTTTCTGGTGAAATTCCTCAGAGCATGGCTCTCTTAACCTTTTTAGAGGTTTTGAATTTATCTTGCAACAATTTTCATGGAAAAATCCCAATAGGAACTCAACTTCAAAGTTTTAATGCATCAAGCTACATTGGCAATCCTAAACTATGCGGAGCTCCTCTTAATAATTGTAccacaaaagaagaaaatcacAAGTCTAGAGGGCATGAAGATGGTGACTCTATAAGAGAATCATTGTATCTAGGCATGGGAGTTGGATTTGCAGCAGGTTTCTGGGGAATTTGTGGTTCTTTGTTTCTTATTAGGAAATGGAGGCATGCATACTTTAGGTTTGTTGATGGAGTGGGTGACAAGCTCTATGTAACTTTGATGGTAAAGTTAAATAGCTTTCGCAGAAATTGA